CACAGAGACcaagacaaagacagacacagacactgaACACAGGAGACAGGGAACCAGGAGAAGTCACAGACGTTCCTCAATCAGCTGGGAATTGACAGCCAAACATGTTGTCCCCTTCTCAGTCCCATGGGCCATCCACCCGGGGAGGACGGATTCGGGAATGCCCGGGGACCACTGTGGGGGCTGGCCAGCCCATGGGCGCAGACGAGGCCCTTGGACCTCAACCTAATGGGAGCCCCGGGAAGTCTGGGTCACCAAGGTCAGAAGCCATGCACTGCAACCTTGCCAcgggggaggggacccaggcaggaggagggtggctTTGCCTGGATCCCAGAGCAGATCCGGGCCCCTCTGGGCTGTGTTCcatgcccctgcccagcccctggctccccCGTGCCTTGCCAGGTGTGTGCACCAGCCTCCTGGGAGAGCGGGTATGGAACGTATGCAGAGGTCCTACCCCTGATGGCATCCCTAGAAGAAGCCAGAAACCCCCAATGTGCAGACGGGGAGACCGGGGAGGCCCTGAGAGCCACAGGGTGTGTCTGGGCTCACAGTCCTGGGCAGGAGCAGGAACCCGGTCTGAAGGCAACTCTGTGCCCTCACAGCGGGGACAGCGGctgcacccaggcctcccaggggctgtggggaggccgTGTGGGGCTCACTGTATAGACAGGGCACGGGGTGGAGGGTGAGCCttgagcagctgggggaggggcgccctCAGGGAGCTCTGGTGTGAGGAGGAAGTCGGGTAAGGAGCCCCCAGGCAGGGGTGACCTCACTTCCCTGACGACAGAGCCCAACGGAATTGGAACCCACGTatccaggcacccacattccagagaAACCCCCCTGCCCGGCTCATTTCCTTGGACAACCTCAAGGAAGCGACATGTTCTTGTGCTGCCTACCGAAGTCCAGAGGATGCGGGCGGAGGAGAGCTCGCCCGCCAAACACGTCCCCTCGCTGGGGAGGTCGTGTCGGGGCTCTCCGACGCCTCTGGCCCTTTGGGAAGAAGAATCCAAAGGTGACACCGGGAGGCTCAGAGTCAGCCAGCCCCACACCTTCTGATCGACCCATGTAGCCCTAGGTCTcctccccgtgtgtgtgtgtgggggggagtgtatgtgtgtgtgtgcgtgtgtgtgtaaagagagcTCATCGGGGGTGGAGACACCCCGAGCAGGAGCAGGCTGATGAGGGGTCAGACGCCTGGTGGGCAGGTCATGGTCACACCCCAGGTTAAGGCTGGCTAGGTGGGACGGTGGGGATGGCCAGGCAGGGCTCTGATGCCTCTTGCACACTCCCCGTCTCTGCCTTGGCAGGCCACGGATGAAAGGGGAAGGAGGCGGGAAGACACGCACTCCTCCCTGACCCTGGAGTCCCCGGTCCTGGGAAGGCCTCCGGTACCTCCCAGACCACTGCCCCCGGTACTCCATTGGACGGCGGTCCTGGACACGGAGCCCACGGAGGCCAAGTCTGAGGGTGAAAAGGCTGGGATGGGGTGCCTctggctgtgtggggaggggtcGGTGCTGGGCCCCACAGGGAGAAGCCCCCACGGGCTGGTGTGGGGCCCGGAGCCACGACTTGGCTCGGAGCACCCAGGGGGTGGACTGCAGTCGGGGAGACGTCCCGGTGAGGGTTCCTTCGTGGCTGCGGCTTCTCCGGGAGGCCCCgggctgggctctgtctctgcaaagccacagggagaggcaggcccgcggctgaccttctctcctctcacagctACTCCAGCGGAGGAGCTAGACCCACTCCCAACTTCAGCAACTCCCGAGGGGGACATGGTGCCTGGAGACACTTCGGCAGGAGACCGGGAGCCGACAGGCGACAGGGCGCCTGCCCACGGAGATGCTGATGCTGTCCACGGAGAgctggctcctgctcctgctcctgctcctgcccccacccctgctcctgccgctcccccttcccctgcccctgcctgtgctcctgttCTGGCCCCTGACCCAGATCCTCCCTTGGTCTCACCCCTTCCCagacccctccctgggcccctgttcctgccccagacccagctcctgcccttgaccctgcACCAGTCATCACCACTGCACTTgtcccagctcctgctcctgccccatccccttcccctgaccctgaccctgcccctgccccttctcctttccctgccagggcccctgcccctgcccctgccgctgcccctgcccctgccaatGCCCCTGTTCCCGCCCCAGACCCAGTCCCTATCATTtgctcctgctcccttccctgccctggcctgtgctcctgttcctgtctctgacccagctcctgctctgggtCCTGCACGGGCCACGACTGCTGACCCTGTCCCCGCCCCgatcccaacccctgcccctacaCCTTCTCCTGCGGGGCTCCCAGGCCCGCCTCCAGAGCCCACAACTCTGCGGGGAGATCTCCCCATAAAAACACCGTCCGTTCCCTCCCCTGACCCCGACATCCCCCCAGTatgtttcctcccctcccccggtgTTCTTCCTCTCCTGTATGTAGTCACCGTTATCGCCGCCTTCCCTCTCCTCTATGCTgtgtattgtttatttt
The window above is part of the Lutra lutra chromosome 9, mLutLut1.2, whole genome shotgun sequence genome. Proteins encoded here:
- the LOC125108833 gene encoding vegetative cell wall protein gp1-like, coding for MFLCCLPKSRGCGRRRARPPNTSPRWGGRVGALRRLWPFGKKNPKATDERGRRREDTHSSLTLESPVLGRPPVPPRPLPPVLHWTAVLDTEPTEAKSEATPAEELDPLPTSATPEGDMVPGDTSAGDREPTGDRAPAHGDADAVHGELAPAPAPAPAPTPAPAAPPSPAPACAPVLAPDPDPPLVSPLPRPLPGPLFLPQTQLLPLTLHHSCSGSCTGHDC